One part of the Phragmites australis chromosome 3, lpPhrAust1.1, whole genome shotgun sequence genome encodes these proteins:
- the LOC133913167 gene encoding PHD finger protein MALE MEIOCYTE DEATH 1-like, producing MPSTRALRRLESWPAPPPRPCPQAAVKEEESRWLQSSSSTSSSSSSASAPAKPAASAAVVRGGSGGRVYPLRDFPGWEAAALGGAFRDNVRWLLKQWGPAAGAASGSASASVWGALLSDERNGAIVPIVAVEELAAASPAPLCDLCRCAGWSHHWVSKRKYHFIIPTETAWDQPLRAAMLLGRSDHLLHGLIHSNGFGHLVTLRGRDGGSTFLSGCEIMDIWDRLCSALRVRAVSVVDLTRKRSVDLRLLLGVAHGETWFTRWGYYLAKGCFSVSTSTYAAALEALAAMPVDYLRSRHVRRVVTIYRRLSNKPLATVREFLRCLLDWKHREPPLSPPPAMTCPRMPFLLPKSCVVKRLRQPCQRFEDVVDLLHCRWSKKRLLNAAEVVVDKLLEHADGTKMTRQAVRDASRGAIGDTGLLDFVIKSLSDTIVGNHIVRRVPDPKKRVLHFSLEEYAEPEPEPMEVETERAVPVVRWPSTAEVERDLRAVYRAMVEAHSEAAQAVLDCKHWVKWWGLGDESDDQLRFLVEWRPRPWEATELTRLMPPGDIVVVPLHASIGELLVEAEYALRDTYCFFEEFQAEALDGISGEKWDPVMLGGAESGDTIGVHGHGADMETRLRYQGGADAWEVQCVCGAQDDDGERMVACDTCDVWHHTRCVGIADGEPVPPLFLCMICGGALMAAGPMLDEALTVPEVK from the exons ATGCCGTCCACGCGCGCGCTCCGGCGGCTCGAGTCttggccggcgccgccgccccgGCCGTGCCCGCAGGCAgcggtgaaggaggaggagagccgGTGGCTGCAGTCCTCGTCCTCCacctcgtcgtcttcttcctcggcgTCGGCGCCCGCCAAGCCAGCCGCCTCGGCCGCAGTGGTGCGGGGCGGATCGGGTGGTCGCGTGTACCCGCTGCGTGACTTCCCGGGCTGGGAAGCGGCGGCGCTCGGTGGCGCGTTCAGGGACAACGTGCGGTGGCTGCTGAAGCAGTGGGGCCCCGCCGCGGGCGCCGCGTCggggtcggcgtcggcgtcggtgTGGGGCGCGCTACTCTCGGACGAGCGCAACGGCGCCATAGTCCCCATCGTCGCCgtggaggagctcgccgccgcgtCGCCCGCGCCGCTCTGCGACCTATGCCGCTGCGCCG GCTGGAGCCACCACTGGGTGTCAAAGCGGAAGTACCATTTCATCATCCCGACAGAGACCGCTTGGGACCAGCCACTCAGGGCTGCTATGCTCCTTGGACGCAGCGATCACCTCCTCCACGGTCTGATCCACAGTAATGGCTTTGGTCACCTTGTCACACTTCGTGGTCGTGACGGTGGCTCCACTTTCCTCTCTGGCTGCGAGATCATGGATATATGGGATCGCCTTTGCTCCGCTCTCCGCGTCAG GGCCGTGTCTGTGGTGGACTTGACCCGGAAGCGCTCTGTGGACCTCCGCCTTTTGCTCGGTGTGGCGCATGGAGAGACATGGTTCACCCGCTGGGGATACTACCTTGCCAAGGGCTGCTTCAGCGTGTCTACATCCACCTATGCTGCTGCATTGGAAGCCCTAGCTGCCATGCCTGTTGACTATCTCCGCAGTCGCCATGTCCGCCGTGTGGTCACCATCTACCGCCGCCTCTCCAACAAGCCTCTGGCCACTGTCCGCGAGTTCCTCCGCTGCCTCCTTGACTGGAAGCACCGCGAGCCCCCGCTTTCGCCGCCTCCTGCGATGACATGCCCACGGATGCCATTCTTGCTACCAAAGTCATGTGTGGTGAAgaggctgaggcagccatgcCAGCGCTTTGAGGATGTGGTTGACCTGCTCCATTGTCGGTGGTCCAAGAAGCGGCTGCTTAATGCTGCAGAGGTCGTTGTTGATAAGCTGCTGGAGCATGCTGATGGCACAAAGATGACACGGCAGGCAGTGCGAGATGCTTCCAGGGGTGCCATTGGTGACACTGGTCTTCTTGACTTTGTCATCAAGTCCCTTAGTGACACCATTGTTGGTAATCATATAGTGCGTCGTGTGCCTGACCCTAAGAAACGTGTGCTTCACTTCAGCCTCGAGGAATATGCTGAGCCAGAGCCAGAACCAATGGAAGTTGAGACAGAGCGTGCCGTTCCTGTTGTCCGATGGCCGAGCACAGCGGAGGTGGAGCGGGATCTGCGTGCTGTGTACCGGGCAATGGTGGAGGCGCACAGTGAGGCAGCACAGGCTGTGCTGGACTGCAAGCACTGGGTGAAATGGTGGGGCCTCGGGGATGAGTCTGATGACCAGCTAAGGTTCCTTGTTGAATGGCGACCGCGGCCATGGGAGGCTACTGAGCTTACAAGGCTGATGCCCCCAGGGGATATCGTGGTGGTGCCACTGCATGCATCCATAGGTGAGCTGCTTGTCGAGGCAGAGTATGCGCTGCGGGACACGTACTGCTTCTTTGAGGAGTTCCAGGCCGAAGCGCTGGATGGCATTTCTGGGGAGAAGTGGGATCCTGTGATGCTTGGTGGGGCAGAATCTGGTGACACGATCGGCGTGCACGGCCATGGAGCGGACATGGAGACTCGGCTACGGTACCAGGGCGGGGCTGATGCGTGGGAGGTGCAGTGCGTGTGTGGCGCACAGGATGATGATGGGGAGCGCATGGTGGCATGTGACACATGCGATGTCTGGCACCACACACGTTGCGTCGGCATCGCGGACGGTGAGCCTGTGCCACCGTTATTTCTCTGCATGATCTGCGGTGGCGCGCTCATGGCCGCCGGGCCTATGCTGGATGAGGCACTAACGGTACCTGAAGTGAAGTGA